The DNA segment ATTCCCCAATCTTACAAAAATAGCGCCGCTTGATACAGGAATTACTATTCTGTCCAAAATCCACATTTGGGGTCTCTTTAATATTTTTTTGCTGTAATAATACATGGTTATTATGATGGATATTGCAGCTCCATGGCTTGCTAATCCTTGGAAACCGGTAAATTCAAAATTGGGACTGAATCTAAAAGGCAAAAATATTTCCAATAAATGATTGCGATAATATTCCCAATCATAGAACAAAACATGTCCTAGTCTGGCTCCTATCAATGTGGCCAAAACTGTCCAAATAAACAAGGTGTCCAATTTTTCTACAGATTCATTTTCACGTTCAAAAATGTTTTTCATGATGTACCAACCCAATCCAAAGGCGATTACAAACATTAGGCTGTAAAACCGAATTACAAAAAAACCTAAATCAATCCCTTCCGATGGATTCCAAACTATGTTTAAAGCGTGTGCCATATAGTAAATGTTTTATATTGTTGTAAAAATAAATATTTAAAGTAGAGTATGTCTTTATAAAAAGTTAATGTTTGTGCGAACATTCTTTTTCTGGAACGGGATCATAACCGCTTTTTCCCCAAGGATGACAACTCAAGATTCTTTTGATTCCTAAATAACCTCCATAAAATAAACCGTGTTTTTGCAAGGCTTCGATCATGTAGCTCGAGCATGTGGGCTCAAATCTGCAAGCTGCCGGCGTAAATGGAGATATGGCAGATTGGTAGAATCTGACGAGCAATACAAATGGATAAATGAGGATTTTTGACATCATCTTTTAGAAGTTACAATTTGAAATCCTTCGTGACCACAAAATAACAGATTACTGGACACTGAATGTCGTGCCTTCTTTACCGTCTTTCAATTGAATTCCCAAAGCAATCAATTGATCTCGAATTTGGTCTGACATGGCAAAGTCTTTGTTGGCTCTGGCTTCCATTCGCATATTGATTAACATATGAATAACTCCTTCTAGTTTGTCGTTGTTGTTTCCAATTGCTTTTTCATCTTTTAAACCCAAAACATCGAATACAAAAGCATTCATTGTTTTTGTGAAATTTTTCAAATCTTCAGCAGTAAGCATGGCAGAATTGTCTTTTAATAAATTGATAAAACGAACGCCTTCAAACAGTTGTGCAATCAAAATCGGACTGTTGAAATCGTCATTCATGGCGTCATAACAATTTTGTTTCCAGCTTGCAATATCTAGGGTAGAAGATGAGCTTGGCTTGATTGCTGCCAATCCATCCACGGCTTCCATTAATCTGTAAAATCCTTTTTCGGCAGCAAGAATAGCGTCATTGGTAAAATCGAGATTGCTTCTATAATGAGCCTGAAGCACAAAAAAGCGAGCCACACTTGGCGAAAATGCCTTGCTTAAATTTGGGTTTTCTCCAGTTAGAATCTCTCTTGGCAAGATGTTGTTTCCAGTTGACTTTGCCATTTTCTTGCCATTCAAAGTCAGCATATTGGCATGCATCCAGTAATTTACAGGCGTATGACCCGTGCAAGCTTGATTTTGTGCTATTTCGCATTCATGGTGCGGAAATTTTAAATCCATTCCACCGCCGTGAATGTCAAAATGATTGCCCAAATATTTGGTACTCATTGCAGTACATTCCAAATGCCAACCAGGAAAACCGTCGCTCCAAGGCGAAGGCCATCGCATAATATGTTGTGGTTCTGCTTTTTTCCAAAGGGCAAAATCCTGTGCATTTTTTTTGTCGCCTTGACCGTCCAAGTCTCTGGTGTTGGCCAACATATCTTCAATATTTCGACCGCTTAAAATACCGTAATTGTTGGTCTTGTTGTATTTTACAACGTCAAAGTACACGGAACCATTAACTTCATAAGCCAATCCATTGTCAATAATTTTTTTGACAATTTCAATTTGTTCTATAATATGACCCGTTGCAGTTGGTTCGATACTTGGCGGCAAAAAGTTGAATAAATTCAATATTTCGTGAAAATCAACGGTATATTGTTGCACAACTTCCATTGGTTCAAGTTGTTCCAATCGTGCTTTTTTGGCAATTTTGTCTTCGCCATCATCCACGTCATCCACTATATGCCCAACGTCGGTAATGTTTCTAACATAACGGGTTTTGTAACCCAAATGCAAAAAATACCTATAGATTACGTCAAAAGACATAAAAGTGCGCACATTTCCAAGATGCACATTGCTGTAAACCGTTGGTCCGCAAACATACATTCCTACATTTCCTTCGTGAATTGGCGTAAAAACTTCTTTTTCTCCTGAAAGAGAATTGTATATTTTTAAGGTTTGGGTTTTGTATAAAGGCATTGTTGTTTGTGGTTTTCCCCACCCCAGCCCTCCCTGAAGGGAAGGGAGTAGAGAGGTGAATGTGTTGTTGATAATAAATTTATTTTTTGCTGAATTTTTATTTTCCAGTCTTCACTCCCTCACCTTTGGAGAGGGTCGGGGAGAGGACTAAAATTTTGTTTCCAATTTAATGTAATCCAATAATTCTCTGCGAGTTTGTTCGTCTTTAAATTGTCCGCCAAATTCAGCTGTTACGGTGCTGCTTTCGATGTCTTTTATTCCTCTGGAATTCACGCAAAGGTGTTTGGCATCTATAATACAAGCAACGTCTTCGGTTCCAAGAGCGATTTGTAATTCTTGCACAATTTGCATTGTCAAACGCTCTTGAACTTGAGGTCTTTTGGCATAAAATTCAACGATTCTATTTATTTTGGATAATCCAATGACTCTTCCTTTCGAGATATAGGCCACATGGGCTCTTCCTATTATGGGAAGCAAATGGTGTTCGCAGGTAGAGTAGAGGGTGATGTTTTTTTCGACCAACATTTCGCCATATTTATAGCCATTTTCAAAAGTGGAAGCGCTTGGTTTTCTGGCAGGATTCAGTCCTCCAAAAATTTCTTTCACAAACATTTTGGCCACACGATTGGGAGTTCCTTTAAGGCTGTCATCAGTCAAATCCATCCCAAGTGTAAGCAGGATGTTTTCGACATCCTTTTTTATTCTTTCAATTTTTTGATCGTCAGTAATATTGAAAGCGTCTTCTCTGACTGGATTTTTTGCGTTTAAACTAATATGATTGTCTCCTATTTCGTCATGAAATTCTTCGTTGTTTATCATCAAAAGTTGCTATTATGGTGGTGTATAAATTTAAGGGGGTAAAGATAATTAATAAAAGCCAAAGAAATTCGATGGCTTTTATTATTAATTTATTTTAGCTGTTAGCGCTATTTAATACCAAATGCTTTTTTTCGGAATTGTAGATCGTGATGGCATCTTTAAGAATTTGTACGGCGCGAGTCAAGTCTTCTTTTTTCAAGACATAGGCAATACGAACTTGGTTTAAACCAACGTTTGGAGTCGAATAAAATCCTCCAGCTGGAGCTACCATCACGGTTTCTCCATTCGAATTGTAACTTTCGAGCAGCCATTGTGCAAAATCGTCGGTATTGTCCACAGGCAATTGGGCAATGCAATAAAAAGCGGCTTTTGGAGTCGTTACTACAACGCCTTCTATTTTATTTAATTCGGAAATCAAGGTGTCT comes from the Flavobacterium limnophilum genome and includes:
- the lgt gene encoding prolipoprotein diacylglyceryl transferase gives rise to the protein MAHALNIVWNPSEGIDLGFFVIRFYSLMFVIAFGLGWYIMKNIFERENESVEKLDTLFIWTVLATLIGARLGHVLFYDWEYYRNHLLEIFLPFRFSPNFEFTGFQGLASHGAAISIIITMYYYSKKILKRPQMWILDRIVIPVSSGAIFVRLGNFFNSEIVGKETDSDFGIKFVRDYFTPNDAVNATKIANPKEAYHAIATDPKFSELLQQVPVKHPAQLYEAVCYIFVFALLFFLYWKTNAREKSGYLFGLFLVLLWSIRFIVEYVKESQGGFESALGLFSTGQWLSIPFILVGLYFVFTSEKPVKI
- the folE gene encoding GTP cyclohydrolase I FolE; the protein is MINNEEFHDEIGDNHISLNAKNPVREDAFNITDDQKIERIKKDVENILLTLGMDLTDDSLKGTPNRVAKMFVKEIFGGLNPARKPSASTFENGYKYGEMLVEKNITLYSTCEHHLLPIIGRAHVAYISKGRVIGLSKINRIVEFYAKRPQVQERLTMQIVQELQIALGTEDVACIIDAKHLCVNSRGIKDIESSTVTAEFGGQFKDEQTRRELLDYIKLETKF
- the yidD gene encoding membrane protein insertion efficiency factor YidD; the protein is MMSKILIYPFVLLVRFYQSAISPFTPAACRFEPTCSSYMIEALQKHGLFYGGYLGIKRILSCHPWGKSGYDPVPEKECSHKH
- the cysS gene encoding cysteine--tRNA ligase, producing MPLYKTQTLKIYNSLSGEKEVFTPIHEGNVGMYVCGPTVYSNVHLGNVRTFMSFDVIYRYFLHLGYKTRYVRNITDVGHIVDDVDDGEDKIAKKARLEQLEPMEVVQQYTVDFHEILNLFNFLPPSIEPTATGHIIEQIEIVKKIIDNGLAYEVNGSVYFDVVKYNKTNNYGILSGRNIEDMLANTRDLDGQGDKKNAQDFALWKKAEPQHIMRWPSPWSDGFPGWHLECTAMSTKYLGNHFDIHGGGMDLKFPHHECEIAQNQACTGHTPVNYWMHANMLTLNGKKMAKSTGNNILPREILTGENPNLSKAFSPSVARFFVLQAHYRSNLDFTNDAILAAEKGFYRLMEAVDGLAAIKPSSSSTLDIASWKQNCYDAMNDDFNSPILIAQLFEGVRFINLLKDNSAMLTAEDLKNFTKTMNAFVFDVLGLKDEKAIGNNNDKLEGVIHMLINMRMEARANKDFAMSDQIRDQLIALGIQLKDGKEGTTFSVQ